A region of Fibrobacterota bacterium DNA encodes the following proteins:
- the argJ gene encoding bifunctional glutamate N-acetyltransferase/amino-acid acetyltransferase ArgJ, which translates to MHNVTFPGGFSAWGLSCGIKKNGKPDLGVLVSEPSAQAFAAFTRNAVKAAPVLYDQKVSDAGAKVSHVLVNSGNANACTGERGYADVEAEVAALREAAGPAGAVMVSSTGVIGEYLPMEKVRSGIARLFAPGAKSSASPFVHAIMTTDTFEKRAERMLSLDGREVRLGGVAKGAGMIRPNMATMLAYLTTDIGLEADYRDAFLASVERSFNSISVDGDMSTNDTCLLLANGASGVRYAALSPEGRRAFDLGLRELMEDLARQIIRDGEGATKLVTIDAVGARSDADAKKVCQAIANSPLVKTAFFGGDANWGRVLAAAGYSGADLIPEKTNLEFCGVKVLENGGRAEYVEAEVAGRMKEKDVSVRIDLGLGQGAWRYWTCDFSYDYVKINADYRT; encoded by the coding sequence ATGCATAATGTCACCTTTCCCGGCGGATTTTCGGCTTGGGGCCTTAGCTGCGGGATCAAGAAGAATGGTAAGCCGGATCTCGGGGTTTTGGTGTCGGAGCCTTCTGCCCAGGCCTTCGCTGCTTTCACCCGGAACGCCGTCAAAGCGGCCCCGGTCCTCTATGATCAAAAGGTCTCCGATGCGGGCGCCAAGGTCTCCCATGTGCTGGTGAACAGCGGCAATGCCAACGCGTGTACGGGCGAACGCGGCTACGCCGACGTGGAAGCCGAAGTAGCGGCCTTGCGCGAAGCGGCCGGGCCAGCCGGCGCGGTGATGGTGTCCTCCACCGGCGTTATCGGCGAGTACCTGCCGATGGAAAAGGTGAGGTCCGGCATCGCGCGCCTGTTCGCGCCGGGGGCGAAATCCTCGGCCTCGCCTTTCGTGCACGCCATCATGACGACGGACACCTTCGAGAAGCGCGCCGAACGCATGTTGTCGTTGGACGGCCGCGAAGTGCGGCTGGGCGGGGTCGCCAAGGGCGCCGGGATGATCCGCCCGAACATGGCCACCATGCTGGCTTATCTCACCACCGACATCGGCCTGGAAGCCGATTACCGTGACGCCTTCCTCGCCAGCGTGGAACGATCTTTCAATTCCATCTCCGTCGACGGCGACATGAGCACGAACGATACCTGCCTGCTGCTGGCGAACGGGGCTTCGGGCGTCCGCTATGCGGCCCTGTCGCCGGAAGGCCGCCGCGCCTTCGACTTAGGCCTACGCGAATTGATGGAGGACCTCGCCCGCCAGATTATCCGCGATGGGGAAGGGGCCACCAAACTGGTGACCATCGACGCCGTGGGCGCCCGTTCGGATGCGGACGCCAAGAAGGTATGCCAGGCCATCGCCAACTCGCCCCTGGTGAAGACGGCCTTCTTCGGCGGCGACGCCAACTGGGGCCGGGTGTTGGCGGCCGCGGGCTATTCGGGAGCCGATCTGATCCCCGAAAAAACCAATTTGGAATTTTGCGGTGTAAAGGTTCTCGAGAACGGCGGCCGCGCGGAATACGTCGAAGCCGAGGTAGCCGGGCGTATGAAGGAGAAGGACGTTTCCGTGCGCATCGATTTGGGCCTGGGCCAGGGCGCCTGGCGCTACTGGACTTGCGATTTCAGCTACGACTACGTGAAGATCAACGCGGATTACCGGACCTGA
- the holA gene encoding DNA polymerase III subunit delta has protein sequence MRPRLSAFVGDDELRKHEALDAAVAAWQAESGGSEGCAREVWFGDDLRWEQVAESFQTQDLFSPRKAILIKNWDKIHASHREHLEPVLRSDNPNVAVFLSAEKLDGRSALTKALKAAGALTECKLPYENEIPRWLTARAKEKYNRRMTQGDAQLLLDIVGRSLSELDHELDKLDTFLPKGQPISAADIHDLVSPTKVASIFEFQKAMGLRKKADMLPSLRNLLENEFKDAPFVVAQMLFSHFLTLLRIRTLLDQGARETDILPVIKRPPFIVQKERYLDQARTRKAETWKKLLTYLARFEMDLKKGRYAHRFEVEMAFAYMV, from the coding sequence ATGAGACCGCGCCTTTCCGCCTTCGTCGGCGACGACGAACTGCGTAAGCACGAAGCGCTCGATGCCGCGGTGGCCGCCTGGCAGGCGGAATCCGGCGGGAGCGAAGGTTGCGCGCGCGAAGTCTGGTTCGGCGACGACCTGCGCTGGGAGCAGGTGGCCGAGTCCTTCCAGACCCAGGATCTCTTCTCGCCGCGCAAAGCCATCCTGATCAAGAACTGGGACAAGATCCACGCCTCGCATCGCGAGCATCTGGAACCGGTCCTGCGCAGCGACAACCCCAACGTGGCGGTATTCCTTTCGGCGGAAAAGCTGGACGGTCGCTCGGCCTTGACCAAGGCCTTGAAGGCCGCCGGGGCCCTGACCGAATGCAAGCTGCCCTACGAGAACGAAATCCCCCGTTGGCTGACGGCGCGCGCGAAGGAAAAGTACAACCGCCGCATGACCCAGGGCGACGCCCAGCTCTTGCTCGATATCGTGGGCAGAAGCCTTTCCGAACTGGACCATGAACTGGATAAGCTGGACACCTTCCTACCCAAGGGCCAGCCCATCTCCGCCGCGGACATCCACGATCTGGTGAGCCCCACCAAGGTGGCGAGCATCTTCGAATTCCAGAAGGCGATGGGCCTGCGCAAGAAGGCGGACATGTTGCCGTCTTTGCGCAACCTGCTCGAGAACGAGTTCAAGGACGCGCCCTTCGTGGTGGCGCAAATGCTCTTTTCGCATTTCCTCACCCTGCTGCGCATCCGAACCCTGCTGGACCAAGGGGCCCGGGAGACGGATATCCTGCCGGTGATCAAGCGTCCGCCCTTCATTGTCCAGAAAGAGCGCTATCTGGATCAGGCCCGCACGCGTAAGGCGGAAACCTGGAAGAAGCTGCTGACCTACCTGGCCCGCTTCGAGATGGACCTGAAGAAGGGGCGCTATGCCCACCGCTTCGAGGTTGAAATGGCGTTCGCCTATATGGTTTAA
- a CDS encoding NAD(P)/FAD-dependent oxidoreductase yields MGNLPTHPTPPREDSPLRAYVLRELALSANQGDADLPAAVAGFLRIKRSRIGAIRILRKSLDSRKRNQPVWRYSVEFEFDGELKHPRLSPASSTRTEAVAAPAYRPEGAKVAVIGSGPAGLAAALGLARKGYAVTVYEQGSDVGKRFGDIRRFLKGNVFNARSNILFGEGGAGTFSDGKLTCRTRNRYTDAFLEELVACGAPPEITWLSHPHIGTDKLQFIVKAWREQSIALGCAFRFNTTVDGIRAEAGRITAVTVEGKEEACDALVLAAGHSSGPLYAILAGLGAGLERKPFSVGVRVEHPQEMVNRRQLGEKVDPSLTGAAEYFLTWNSEDKSASAYSFCMCPGGVVVPCADAPDALFTNGMSYSNRAGAFANSAVVVPVDPADLDAWGFTGPLGGLDLIRDMEVKAFAMGGGDFTYPAQTIQGYLDDRVDEGPSPRTSFPKPLRWANLRGLFPAKIALALEESFRNFDRKLPGFVERGLIIGPESRTSSPVRILRDSATLESTNIKGLFPLGEGAGYSGGIVSSGADGFRLADAWAAWSDAASGGGASFSGISSGAGGSEARS; encoded by the coding sequence ATGGGGAACCTTCCGACGCATCCCACTCCCCCGCGGGAAGACAGCCCGCTTCGCGCCTACGTGCTGCGCGAGCTGGCTTTGTCCGCCAATCAAGGCGACGCGGATCTTCCTGCGGCCGTAGCCGGCTTCCTGCGTATCAAGCGATCCCGCATCGGCGCGATCCGCATCCTGCGCAAGTCCCTGGACTCGCGCAAACGCAACCAACCCGTGTGGCGCTATTCCGTGGAATTCGAATTCGACGGCGAGCTAAAGCATCCCCGCCTCTCGCCGGCCTCGTCCACCCGGACGGAAGCCGTTGCGGCCCCGGCCTACCGGCCCGAAGGAGCGAAGGTCGCCGTGATCGGAAGCGGCCCCGCCGGCCTTGCCGCCGCATTGGGCTTGGCCCGCAAGGGTTATGCGGTCACCGTTTACGAGCAGGGCAGCGACGTGGGCAAGCGCTTCGGGGACATCCGCCGCTTCCTGAAGGGGAATGTCTTCAACGCCCGATCCAACATCCTCTTCGGCGAAGGCGGCGCGGGCACCTTCTCGGACGGCAAACTCACCTGCCGCACGCGCAACCGCTACACCGACGCCTTCCTGGAAGAACTGGTGGCCTGCGGGGCCCCGCCCGAGATTACCTGGCTCTCGCATCCGCATATCGGGACCGACAAGCTCCAGTTCATAGTAAAGGCCTGGCGCGAACAGAGCATAGCGCTGGGCTGCGCCTTCCGGTTCAATACGACCGTGGATGGGATCCGCGCGGAGGCGGGACGTATCACCGCGGTTACGGTGGAAGGCAAGGAGGAGGCCTGCGACGCGCTGGTCCTGGCCGCCGGGCACTCATCGGGGCCCTTGTATGCCATCCTGGCCGGCCTGGGCGCAGGTCTGGAACGAAAGCCTTTTTCGGTGGGAGTGCGCGTGGAGCACCCCCAAGAGATGGTGAACCGCCGTCAGCTGGGCGAGAAGGTGGACCCGTCCCTCACCGGCGCCGCCGAATATTTCCTTACCTGGAACTCGGAAGACAAATCCGCCAGCGCGTATTCGTTTTGCATGTGCCCGGGAGGTGTCGTCGTCCCTTGCGCCGACGCCCCGGATGCGCTCTTCACGAACGGGATGAGCTATTCCAACCGGGCCGGCGCCTTCGCGAATTCCGCCGTGGTGGTGCCCGTCGATCCGGCCGATCTCGACGCCTGGGGCTTTACCGGGCCCTTGGGCGGCCTGGATTTGATCCGCGATATGGAGGTCAAGGCGTTCGCCATGGGCGGGGGCGATTTCACCTATCCGGCGCAAACCATCCAGGGCTACCTGGACGATCGCGTTGATGAGGGCCCTTCGCCCCGCACCTCATTTCCGAAGCCCCTGCGCTGGGCCAATCTGCGCGGATTGTTCCCCGCCAAAATCGCGCTGGCCCTGGAAGAGTCCTTCCGCAATTTCGACCGCAAGCTTCCCGGCTTCGTCGAACGGGGGCTCATCATCGGGCCCGAATCGCGCACCTCTTCGCCGGTGCGGATCCTCCGGGATTCCGCCACCTTGGAATCGACCAATATAAAGGGTCTCTTTCCCCTCGGCGAGGGGGCCGGGTATTCGGGCGGCATCGTGTCTTCCGGAGCGGACGGCTTCCGCCTCGCCGATGCCTGGGCCGCCTGGAGCGATGCCGCGTCCGGCGGCGGCGCCTCGTTCAGCGGTATCTCTTCCGGCGCCGGCGGGTCGGAAGCCCGAAGCTAG
- the greA gene encoding transcription elongation factor GreA — protein MHNNRIPMTQQAYDRLAQELDVLKKVERPAIIAEIAAARAQGDLSENAEYHAAKEKQGQLEAKINELEDKINRAEIMVASAEGSEFIVFGAIVSVKNLGNNNVLEYTLVGPEDVDVVSGKISSVSPIGKSLLGKKPGDVVEVQIPKGTLRLEILNYK, from the coding sequence ATGCACAATAACCGGATACCGATGACACAGCAGGCGTACGATCGCCTGGCCCAGGAGCTTGACGTTCTGAAGAAGGTGGAACGCCCAGCCATCATCGCCGAGATCGCCGCCGCCCGCGCCCAGGGGGACCTTTCCGAGAATGCCGAATACCATGCCGCCAAGGAAAAGCAGGGCCAGCTGGAGGCCAAGATCAACGAGCTCGAGGACAAGATCAATCGGGCGGAGATCATGGTCGCCAGCGCCGAAGGCTCGGAGTTCATCGTGTTCGGCGCCATCGTGTCGGTGAAGAACCTCGGGAACAATAACGTGTTGGAATACACCTTGGTGGGTCCGGAAGACGTGGACGTGGTGTCGGGGAAAATCTCTTCGGTTTCCCCCATCGGCAAAAGCCTGTTGGGCAAGAAGCCCGGGGACGTGGTGGAAGTGCAGATCCCCAAGGGAACCTTGCGCCTGGAAATCCTCAACTACAAGTGA
- a CDS encoding tRNA-dihydrouridine synthase has product MFGPLAMIAADPSVNLRVTPPAHPLLERAARVIREYRVDGKRIFPNAYLAPMSGVTDLPFRRLISRLSGGRTGLLVSEFITVEGLTRLNPRICRQMAFMPEERPFTVQIYGAEPDRMAWGAAMVEEAGADFVEINCGCPAPKIVSKGGGSGLLRDLGNLKAILSQVKQAVKIPVTVKVRVGWAEDQINLLETQKVVEGEGAAALVIHGRTRQQGYKGLANWDLIALAKSQAKIPVIGNGDILRVEDVIDKLERYGVDGVAVGRGAMHNPWLFGQIADLYEGKVPQEPTLDEHKALFAEYLQLLREELDIEGRVLGKLKQMAARVLKCLPNAKGGRTDVLRSQTLNEFFDNLHKLLESIEDYRGRALESVRELNGKEATEVEFGRDYRN; this is encoded by the coding sequence GTGTTCGGGCCCCTCGCCATGATCGCGGCCGATCCTTCGGTTAACTTGCGCGTTACTCCCCCTGCCCATCCCTTGCTGGAACGGGCCGCGCGGGTCATCCGCGAATACCGGGTGGACGGCAAACGCATTTTCCCCAACGCCTACCTGGCCCCCATGTCCGGGGTCACCGACCTGCCTTTCCGCCGGCTCATCTCCCGCCTTTCCGGCGGCCGCACGGGTCTGCTCGTCTCCGAGTTCATCACGGTGGAAGGGCTGACCCGCCTCAATCCCCGCATCTGCCGGCAAATGGCATTCATGCCCGAGGAACGGCCGTTCACCGTCCAGATCTACGGGGCCGAGCCGGATCGCATGGCCTGGGGCGCCGCCATGGTCGAAGAGGCCGGCGCCGATTTCGTCGAGATCAACTGCGGTTGCCCCGCCCCGAAAATCGTCAGCAAGGGCGGGGGATCGGGATTGCTGCGGGACCTCGGCAACCTGAAAGCGATCTTGTCCCAGGTTAAGCAGGCCGTGAAGATCCCCGTGACCGTGAAGGTGCGGGTGGGCTGGGCCGAAGATCAGATCAACCTGCTGGAAACCCAGAAGGTGGTGGAAGGCGAAGGCGCCGCCGCCCTGGTCATCCACGGACGCACCCGGCAGCAAGGCTATAAGGGGCTGGCCAACTGGGACCTGATCGCCCTGGCCAAGTCTCAGGCGAAGATCCCCGTCATCGGCAACGGCGATATCCTGCGCGTCGAGGACGTCATCGATAAGCTGGAGCGCTACGGGGTGGACGGCGTAGCGGTCGGCCGCGGAGCCATGCACAATCCCTGGCTCTTCGGCCAAATCGCCGATCTCTACGAGGGGAAGGTACCGCAAGAGCCCACCTTGGATGAGCATAAGGCCCTGTTCGCCGAATACCTGCAACTGCTCCGCGAAGAGTTGGATATAGAGGGGCGGGTGCTCGGGAAACTCAAGCAAATGGCCGCGCGCGTGCTCAAGTGCCTTCCCAACGCGAAGGGCGGCCGTACCGACGTATTGCGATCGCAAACGTTGAACGAGTTCTTCGACAATTTGCACAAGCTGTTGGAGTCGATCGAGGATTACCGCGGTCGCGCCCTCGAGTCCGTGCGCGAGCTGAACGGGAAAGAAGCCACCGAAGTGGAGTTCGGCCGCGATTACCGGAACTGA
- a CDS encoding serine hydroxymethyltransferase — MQKHLKDVDPEISAIIAKETRRQEEGLELIASENSASVAVMEASGSTLTNKYSEGYIGKRYYGGNEVIDEMETLAIARAKQLFGCEHVNVQPLSGSPANLAVYMALVKPGDKVLGLKLDHGGHLSHGHPVNFSGRNYTFAQYEVDEKTHRIDMNKVREIALRERPKMIIAGFSAYSRDIDWKAFKSIADEVGASTFADIAHVAGLIAGKALESPVPFFDVVTTTTHKTLRGPRGAIIMCKESFAKEIDRTVFPGIQGGPHDNINAAKAVCFKEALQPSFQDYARQTIKNAQAMAGELMKRGYKILTDGTDNHLMVVDLRSKNLTGKVAEIALEKVGISCSRSTIPFDTRKAMDPSGIRLGSPAFTTRGMGLSEAVQIAALVDEAIMNAANDGKLASIGGAVKELCRKFPLYGGIA, encoded by the coding sequence ATGCAAAAGCATTTAAAGGACGTCGACCCCGAGATTTCCGCCATCATCGCGAAGGAAACGCGGAGGCAGGAAGAGGGATTGGAATTGATCGCTTCGGAAAATTCCGCCAGCGTGGCCGTGATGGAGGCCTCGGGCTCGACCTTGACCAACAAGTATTCGGAAGGGTACATCGGCAAGCGTTATTACGGCGGCAACGAGGTGATCGACGAGATGGAGACCCTCGCCATCGCCCGCGCCAAGCAACTCTTCGGCTGCGAGCACGTGAACGTCCAGCCGCTCTCCGGATCCCCCGCCAACCTCGCGGTCTACATGGCCCTGGTCAAGCCCGGCGACAAGGTGCTGGGGCTCAAGCTGGATCACGGCGGGCACTTGTCACATGGCCATCCGGTCAACTTCTCCGGCCGCAACTACACCTTCGCGCAATACGAGGTCGACGAGAAGACCCACCGCATCGACATGAACAAGGTGCGGGAGATCGCCCTGCGCGAGCGCCCGAAGATGATCATCGCCGGCTTCTCCGCGTACTCCCGCGACATCGATTGGAAGGCTTTCAAGTCCATCGCCGACGAAGTCGGCGCTTCGACCTTCGCCGATATCGCCCATGTCGCCGGCCTTATCGCCGGCAAGGCGCTGGAAAGCCCGGTTCCGTTCTTCGACGTCGTCACCACCACCACCCACAAGACCCTGCGCGGGCCCCGCGGCGCCATCATCATGTGCAAGGAAAGCTTCGCCAAGGAAATCGACCGCACCGTTTTCCCCGGCATCCAGGGCGGCCCCCACGACAACATCAATGCCGCCAAGGCGGTCTGCTTCAAGGAAGCCCTGCAGCCGTCCTTCCAGGATTACGCCCGGCAGACCATCAAGAACGCCCAGGCGATGGCGGGCGAGTTGATGAAGCGCGGTTACAAGATCCTGACGGACGGCACCGACAACCATCTGATGGTCGTGGATCTGCGCAGCAAGAACCTGACCGGCAAGGTGGCCGAAATCGCCCTGGAGAAGGTGGGCATTTCCTGTAGCCGCAGCACCATCCCTTTCGACACGCGCAAGGCGATGGATCCTTCCGGCATCCGCCTGGGATCGCCCGCCTTCACCACGCGCGGCATGGGCTTGTCCGAGGCCGTGCAGATCGCCGCCTTGGTGGACGAGGCCATCATGAATGCCGCCAACGACGGCAAACTGGCTTCGATCGGCGGGGCGGTAAAAGAGCTGTGCCGGAAATTCCCCCTGTACGGAGGCATCGCTTAA
- a CDS encoding RluA family pseudouridine synthase: MLAEFQIGRDDAGQRAERYLRRRFASMGLDRLHSLFRRDEVKLARKPIPRSHLLQAGDVVQVYGLKAEEVESVSGAKISGAGSKELARPAATVAAAAAPKRRFAIPILHEDADLLVLDKPAGKAVHPGTGVAPGESVIEEARAYLDSGWSSADLFQPSLVHRLDKDTSGVLVIAKTGECLRRLNAALRDGGFHKRYLALVEGVPDPPQGEISGLLNRVDSRSGGAKAKVSQDEGKWSVTRYRMVKDLGKFSLLGVIIETGRMHQIRAHLAELGHPLLGDHRYGSFERNRAYRKSLGLKRTFLHASDLEIDAGDGKRLSFHAPLPRDLTQALELLPEFHPADGE, translated from the coding sequence GTGCTCGCGGAATTCCAAATCGGCCGCGACGATGCCGGCCAACGGGCCGAGCGCTATCTGCGGCGCCGCTTCGCGTCCATGGGCCTCGATCGACTGCATTCGCTTTTCCGCCGCGACGAGGTCAAGCTGGCCCGAAAACCCATTCCCCGTTCCCATCTCTTGCAGGCGGGCGACGTCGTGCAAGTATACGGCCTGAAGGCGGAAGAGGTGGAGTCGGTATCCGGCGCCAAGATCTCGGGAGCCGGATCGAAAGAATTGGCCCGGCCGGCCGCGACCGTCGCGGCTGCTGCCGCGCCCAAGCGCCGTTTCGCAATCCCCATCCTGCATGAGGACGCGGATCTGCTCGTCCTCGATAAGCCCGCCGGGAAGGCCGTGCATCCCGGCACCGGCGTCGCGCCGGGCGAGTCGGTCATCGAAGAGGCGCGGGCCTACCTTGATAGCGGCTGGTCATCGGCCGATCTCTTCCAACCTTCCCTGGTGCATCGGCTCGACAAGGATACCTCCGGCGTGTTGGTCATCGCCAAAACCGGCGAGTGCCTACGCCGGCTCAATGCGGCCTTGCGCGATGGCGGTTTCCACAAGCGTTACCTGGCCTTGGTGGAAGGCGTTCCCGATCCGCCCCAAGGCGAGATTTCCGGGCTGCTCAACCGCGTGGACAGCCGCTCCGGCGGGGCCAAGGCGAAGGTCTCGCAAGACGAAGGAAAATGGTCGGTTACGCGTTATCGGATGGTAAAAGACCTTGGGAAATTTAGCCTGCTGGGTGTTATTATTGAAACCGGACGCATGCATCAAATCCGCGCACATTTGGCCGAATTGGGCCATCCTTTGTTGGGGGATCACCGTTACGGATCCTTCGAGCGGAATCGCGCCTATCGGAAGTCCTTAGGACTGAAACGGACTTTCCTGCACGCCTCGGATCTGGAGATAGACGCGGGGGACGGGAAACGACTCTCCTTCCACGCGCCGCTTCCCCGGGATTTGACCCAGGCCCTGGAACTCCTTCCCGAATTCCATCCCGCGGACGGCGAGTGA
- a CDS encoding protein kinase, producing the protein MTNPLPPQPPPINPRPNPASGAVPQSSGPGPSFPGGVPASAAVSAGVTNALNAATANSLLQVQVGGRLGKYVILSELGRGGMAVVFKAHQPDLDRLVAIKVLFGTVLQQRFIERFQAEARAVAKMNHPNVIRIFEVGEQNGVHYLVMEYIQGMDLLVFLHERKPSFNEVVEIVNQICEALAYCHRQGIIHRDLKPTNILMRGTTPILIDFGLAKAVDPNLNVELTLSGEVVGSPAYMSPEQAQGHAVGILSDICSVGIIMYELISFKNPYLDPRSLHQTALNAIKAEPVPLRYLTPWLDADFAAIVSTCLAREPKERYQSIELLLKDLFSYRNGLPIMAKPPSALNLAWRFIKANPILYLGAGFLLAASGIVYAFVSMQEESKKAPWGLVQEETFNKTDSSLKFLSFDRMNGVWAPSESWKVARGRLEAFSSGQSFAVANQEFFGDLKIEFTIKGLNGSNNDFNAFLFGSTPDDAFRFSLGEWGSSKADIEFGKPAPFAFNAAPVKLNGGVIYKVTIEKEGNVLQLFLNDQLLVRKYYSLPVKVERSSKFGFYTWNSSLAIDDLRIYKKAVAMSAKPTVVADAYLEEGFITNSIPAYKHVIEAYPKRGISYEAHMKMGESYMVLKNYPAAIQNLTLAASNSKDPKIIPEALYHLAQCYFDLGKTASGYDKLKLLPANYPESDFNDVVVQSRIEAAYDCLNRGENPESCAGRMMDEFRFLIEAEDARRQTFGHFYADMTETFRRLGQPAPMQNAQHLLTYFQESDDIICSLRMILAKYYVGVRDTVRANAMLLAAPEGDKVGRDLKAEKDFLSAQLAFLDGKNSMAAELFERTYRQFNSVNGIAFKCMLHSMVIKALVDIPVLPVDRKLYLNEAASRKERMQLAYLLDKAPQDYFSQGVPLQAGPPESLEDALVRFLKVEGSQGPAKGAACLEAALARFPQATFEYRYLEFLLQRYKEEKRV; encoded by the coding sequence GTGACCAATCCCTTGCCCCCGCAACCGCCGCCCATCAATCCCAGGCCCAATCCGGCCTCGGGCGCCGTTCCCCAATCTTCCGGGCCCGGTCCTTCCTTCCCCGGAGGGGTCCCCGCTTCCGCGGCCGTCTCCGCCGGTGTCACCAATGCCCTGAACGCGGCCACGGCCAACTCCCTTTTGCAAGTGCAGGTGGGCGGCCGGTTGGGCAAATACGTCATCCTTTCCGAACTGGGCCGCGGCGGCATGGCCGTGGTCTTCAAGGCTCACCAGCCCGATCTCGATCGGTTGGTGGCCATCAAGGTCCTCTTCGGCACGGTGCTCCAGCAGCGCTTCATCGAACGCTTCCAGGCCGAGGCGCGCGCGGTGGCGAAGATGAACCACCCCAACGTGATCCGCATCTTCGAGGTGGGCGAGCAGAACGGCGTGCATTACCTGGTGATGGAATACATCCAGGGCATGGACTTGCTGGTGTTCCTGCACGAGCGCAAGCCCAGCTTCAACGAAGTGGTGGAAATCGTAAACCAGATCTGCGAAGCCCTGGCCTACTGCCATCGGCAAGGCATCATCCATCGCGATCTCAAGCCGACCAACATCCTGATGCGCGGCACCACTCCCATCCTCATCGATTTCGGCTTGGCGAAGGCGGTGGATCCCAATCTGAACGTGGAGCTCACCTTGTCGGGGGAGGTGGTGGGCTCGCCGGCCTATATGTCCCCCGAGCAGGCCCAGGGGCATGCGGTGGGCATCCTTTCGGACATTTGTTCCGTCGGCATCATCATGTACGAGCTCATCTCCTTCAAGAACCCCTACCTGGATCCGCGCTCGCTGCATCAGACCGCGCTCAATGCCATCAAGGCCGAGCCCGTGCCCTTGCGCTATCTCACGCCCTGGCTGGACGCCGACTTCGCAGCCATCGTGTCCACCTGCCTGGCCCGGGAACCGAAGGAACGCTACCAAAGCATCGAACTGCTCTTGAAGGATCTCTTTTCCTACCGCAACGGCTTGCCCATCATGGCCAAGCCGCCCAGCGCCCTGAACCTGGCCTGGCGCTTCATCAAGGCCAACCCCATCCTGTATCTCGGGGCCGGATTCCTGCTGGCCGCTTCAGGCATCGTCTACGCCTTCGTGAGCATGCAGGAGGAAAGCAAGAAGGCCCCCTGGGGCCTGGTGCAGGAAGAGACGTTCAACAAGACGGACTCCTCCCTGAAGTTCCTTTCCTTCGATCGCATGAACGGGGTGTGGGCGCCGTCGGAATCGTGGAAGGTGGCGCGCGGCCGCCTGGAAGCTTTCTCCTCGGGCCAATCCTTCGCCGTGGCCAACCAGGAATTCTTCGGGGATCTCAAGATCGAATTCACCATCAAGGGCCTCAACGGCAGCAACAACGACTTCAACGCGTTCCTCTTCGGCTCCACGCCTGACGACGCGTTCCGCTTCTCGCTCGGCGAATGGGGATCGTCCAAGGCGGACATCGAGTTCGGCAAACCGGCGCCTTTCGCCTTCAACGCCGCCCCGGTGAAGCTCAACGGCGGGGTCATTTATAAGGTCACCATCGAGAAAGAGGGGAACGTCCTCCAGCTTTTCCTGAACGACCAGCTTTTGGTGCGCAAGTATTATTCCTTGCCCGTGAAAGTGGAGCGCAGCAGCAAGTTCGGGTTTTATACCTGGAACTCCAGCCTGGCCATCGATGATCTGCGGATCTACAAGAAGGCCGTGGCCATGTCGGCCAAGCCCACCGTGGTGGCGGACGCCTATTTGGAAGAAGGCTTCATCACCAACAGCATTCCCGCCTACAAGCACGTCATCGAGGCGTATCCCAAGCGGGGCATCAGCTATGAAGCCCATATGAAGATGGGTGAGAGCTATATGGTGCTCAAGAATTATCCCGCCGCCATCCAGAACCTCACCCTGGCCGCGAGCAATTCCAAGGATCCCAAGATCATCCCGGAAGCCTTGTACCACTTGGCCCAATGCTATTTCGACCTGGGCAAGACGGCTTCGGGTTACGATAAGCTCAAGCTGCTCCCCGCCAATTATCCCGAATCGGATTTCAACGACGTGGTGGTCCAGTCGCGCATCGAGGCCGCCTACGACTGCCTGAACCGGGGGGAAAACCCGGAGTCCTGCGCGGGACGGATGATGGATGAGTTCCGTTTCCTGATCGAGGCCGAGGACGCGCGCCGCCAGACCTTCGGGCATTTCTACGCGGACATGACCGAGACCTTCCGCCGCCTGGGGCAGCCCGCGCCGATGCAGAATGCCCAGCACCTGCTGACCTACTTCCAGGAGAGCGACGATATCATCTGCTCCTTGCGGATGATCCTCGCGAAGTACTACGTAGGCGTACGGGATACGGTCAGGGCCAACGCCATGCTGCTAGCCGCCCCCGAGGGCGACAAGGTGGGTCGCGATCTGAAGGCGGAAAAGGATTTCCTCTCGGCGCAGTTGGCTTTCCTGGACGGCAAAAACTCCATGGCCGCCGAGCTCTTCGAGCGCACTTACCGCCAGTTCAACTCCGTGAACGGGATCGCCTTCAAGTGCATGCTCCATTCCATGGTCATCAAGGCCCTCGTGGACATCCCGGTGCTTCCGGTCGATCGCAAGCTTTACCTGAACGAGGCCGCGTCGCGGAAAGAGCGCATGCAATTGGCCTATTTGCTGGACAAGGCCCCCCAGGATTACTTCAGCCAAGGGGTGCCCCTGCAGGCCGGCCCTCCGGAATCGTTGGAGGACGCCCTGGTCCGATTCCTGAAGGTGGAAGGCTCCCAAGGGCCTGCCAAAGGCGCCGCCTGCCTGGAAGCGGCCTTGGCCCGCTTCCCCCAAGCGACGTTCGAATACCGGTACCTGGAGTTCCTCCTGCAACGCTACAAGGAAGAAAAGCGGGTCTAG